Proteins from a single region of Sesamum indicum cultivar Zhongzhi No. 13 linkage group LG5, S_indicum_v1.0, whole genome shotgun sequence:
- the LOC105161414 gene encoding DNA topoisomerase 6 subunit A, translating into MADKKKRRRAATDSDSESDPLQFKSKLKPDSTILQTLKALKSSAATSSAAKPVTLSDLNLPTACREVSDLPLTSVQSSIESVVLSLAHSILSGNGFSFSVPSRAGANQLYVPELDRIVLKDKSSARPFANVSSVRKATITTRILQLIHQLCLKNIHVTKRDLFYTDVKLFQDQSHSDAILDDVSCILGCTRSSLNVVAAEKGVVVGRLIFSDNGDMIDCTKMGIGGKAIPPNIDRVGDMQSDALFILLVEKDAAYMRLAEDRFYNRFPCIIVTAKGQPDVATRLFLRKMKMELKLPVLALVDSDPYGLKILSVYGCGSKNMSYDSANLTTPDIKWLGVRPSDLDKYKIPEQCRLPMTEQDIKTGKDLLEEDFVKKNSGWVEELNLMVKSKQKAEIQALSSFGFQYLTEVYLPLKLQQKDWL; encoded by the coding sequence ATGGCCGACAAGAAGAAGCGCCGCCGAGCAGCCACCGACTCCGACTCCGAGTCCGACCCTCTCCAGTTCAAATCTAAACTCAAACCCGACTCCACCATCCTCCAAACACTCAAAGCCCTTAAATCCTCCGCGGCCACCTCCTCCGCCGCAAAACCCGTAACCCTTTCCGACCTCAACCTCCCCACCGCCTGCCGCGAAGTTAGCGACCTACCGCTAACCTCCGTCCAATCCTCCATCGAATCAGTTGTCCTTTCACTTGCACACTCCATCCTCTCAGGCAACGGTTTTTCCTTCTCCGTCCCCTCACGCGCCGGCGCCAATCAGCTCTACGTCCCTGAGCTCGACCGTATCGTCTTGAAAGACAAATCCTCCGCTCGACCCTTCGCCAATGTCTCCTCCGTGCGAAAAGCCACCATCACCACTCGGATTCTCCAGCTGATCCACCAGCTCTGCCTGAAAAACATCCACGTCACTAAACGTGATCTCTTTTACACTGATGTCAAGCTTTTTCAAGATCAATCTCATTCAGATGCCATATTGGATGATGTCTCTTGCATTCTCGGCTGCACGAGGTCGAGTCTCAATGTCGTCGCAGCTGAAAAGGGTGTGGTTGTGGGTAGGCTCATTTTTAGTGATAATGGTGATATGATCGATTGCACGAAAATGGGGATAGGAGGAAAGGCGATACCTCCGAATATTGATAGAGTTGGAGATATGCAGAGTGATGCATTGTTCATACTATTGGTGGAGAAGGATGCTGCATATATGAGGTTGGCTGAGGATAGGTTTTACAACAGGTTTCCCTGTATAATTGTGACGGCAAAAGGTCAGCCGGATGTGGCGACAAGGCTGTTCTTGAGGAAAATGAAGATGGAGTTGAAGCTCCCAGTGTTGGCATTAGTGGACAGTGATCCATACGGGTTGAAGATTTTGTCAGTATATGGTTGTGGGTCGAAGAATATGTCGTATGATAGTGCAAATTTGACGACCCCTGATATAAAGTGGTTGGGAGTTAGGCCTAGTGATCTGGATAAGTACAAGATCCCAGAGCAGTGTAGGTTGCCGATGACAGAGCAGGATATCAAGACTGGAAAAGATTTGTTGGAGGAGGATTTCGTGAAGAAGAATTCCGGATGGGTCGAGGAGTTGAATCTGATGGTGAAGTCAAAGCAGAAAGCTGAAATTCAGGCTTTGAGCTCATTTGGATTTCAGTATCTCACTGAGGTGTATTTGCCGCTGAAGCTGCAGCAGAAGGATTGGCTCTGA